In one Nicotiana sylvestris chromosome 8, ASM39365v2, whole genome shotgun sequence genomic region, the following are encoded:
- the LOC104247157 gene encoding elongation factor 2: MVKFTAEELRNIMDYKHNIRNMSVIAHVDHGKSTLTDSLVAAAGIIAQEVAGDVRMTDTRADEAERGITIKSTGISLYYQMTDESLKNFKGERNGNEYLINLIDSPGHVDFSSEVTAALRITDGALVVVDCVEGVCVQTETVLRQALGERIRPVLTVNKMDRCFLELQVDGEEAYQTFSRVIENANVIMATYEDPLLGDVQVYPEKGTVAFSAGLHGWAFTLTNFAKMYASKFGVDESKMMERLWGENFFDPATKKWTTKNTGSATCKRGFVQFCYEPIKQIINTCMNDQKDKLWPMLQKLGVTMKSEEKELMGKALMKRVMQTWLPASTALLEMMIFHLPSPSTAQRYRVENLYEGPLDDQYANAIRNCDPEGPLMLYVSKMIPASDKGRFFAFGRVFAGKVCTGMKVRIMGPNYVPGEKKDLYVKNVQRTVIWMGKKQETVEDVPCGNTVAMVGLDQFITKNATLTNEKEVEAHPIRAMKFSVSPVVRVAVQCKLASDLPKLVEGLKRLAKSDPMVLCSIEESGEHIIAGAGELHLEICLKDLQDDFMGGAEIIVSDPVVSFRETVLEKSCRTVMSKSPNKHNRLYMEARPMEEGLAEAIDDGRIGPRDDPKVRSKILSEEFGWDKDLAKKIWCFGPETTGPNMVVDMCKGVQYLNEIKDSVVAGFQWASKEGALAEENMRGICFEVCDVVLHADAIHRGGGQVIPTARRVIYASQLTAKPRLLEPVYLVEIQAPEQALGGIYGVLNQKRGHVFEEMQRPGTPLYNIKAYLPVIESFGFSGTLRAATSGQAFPQCVFDHWDMMSSDPLDAGTQAHQLVLDIRKRKGLKQAVTPLSEFEDKL, translated from the exons ATGGTGAAGTTCACAGCTGAAGAGCTTAGAAACATTATGGACTACAAGCATAACATTCGTAATATGTCTGTTATTGCTCATGTGGACCATG GAAAATCTACCCTTACCGACTCTCTGGTGGCGGCTGCTGGTATTATTGCTCAGGAAGTCGCAGGTGATGTCAGAATGACAGATACACGTGCAGATGAAGCTGAGCGTGGTATCACCATCAAGTCCACTGGTATTTCACTGTATTATCAGATGACTGATGAATCCTTGAAGAACTTCAAGGGAGAGAGAAATGGGAACGAGTACCTCATCAACCTCATTGATTCACCTGGGCACGTTGACTTCTCTTCTGAAGTGACTGCTGCCCTTCGTATTACTGATGGTGCACTTGTTGTGGTTGACTGTGTAGAAGGTGTCTGTGTCCAGACAGAGACTGTGCTCCGTCAGGCCCTTGGTGAAAGGATTCGTCCTGTCTTGACAGTTAACAAGATGGACAGGTGTTTCCTTGAGCTTCAGGTTGATGGAGAGGAGGCTTATCAGACATTTTCCAGGGTTATTGAGAATGCTAATGTCATCATGGCTACATATGAGGATCCCCTTCTCGGTGATGTCCAGGTCTATCCCGAGAAAGGTACTGTTGCTTTCTCTGCTGGATTGCATGGATGGGCTTTCACTCTCACCAACTTTGCCAAGATGTATGCTTCCAAGTTTGGAGTTGACGAGTCTAAGATGATGGAAAGGCTGTGGGGTGAGAACTTCTTTGACCCTGCCACTAAAAAGTGGACCACCAAAAACACAGGGTCTGCTACATGCAAGCGTGGgtttgttcaattttgttatgagCCAATCAAGCAGATTATTAACACTTGCATGAACGATCAAAAAGATAAGCTCTGGCCGATGTTGCAGAAGCTTGGTGTAACCATGAAATCTGAGGAGAAAGAGTTGATGGGCAAAGCACTAATGAAGCGTGTGATGCAGACCTGGCTTCCTGCAAGTACTGCTCTTCTGGAAATGATGATCTTTCATCTGCCATCTCCTTCCACAGCTCAAAGATACCGTGTGGAAAACCTGTACGAGGGACCTCTTGATGATCAATATGCCAATGCCATCAGGAACTGTGACCCAGAAGGGCCACTTATGCTTTATGTATCCAAAATGATTCCAGCATCAGACAAGGGTAGATTCTTTGCTTTTGGTCGTGTGTTTGCTGGTAAGGTTTGTACTGGCATGAAGGTCAGAATCATGGGTCCCAACTATGTACCTGGTGAAAAGAAGGATTTGTATGTTAAGAATGTGCAAAGAACTGTTATTTGGATGGGTAAGAAGCAAGAAACTGTTGAGGATGTCCCCTGTGGTAACACTGTTGCTATGGTCGGTCTGGATCAATTTATTACCAAGAATGCAACATTGACCAATGAGAAGGAAGTCGAGGCCCATCCAATCAGGGCAATGAAGTTTTCTGTCTCACCAGTTGTGCGTGTTGCTGTTCAGTGCAAGCTTGCATCTGATCTTCCCAAGCTTGTTGAAGGGTTGAAGCGTCTGGCTAAGTCTGATCCTATGGTTCTTTGTTCTATTGAAGAGTCTGGAGAGCATATCATTGCTGGTGCTGGAGAACTCCACCTTGAGATCTGCTTGAAGGACTTGCAGGATGATTTCATGGGTGGTGCTGAGATTATAGTGTCTGATCCTGTTGTGTCCTTCCGTGAGACTGTACTTGAGAAGTCTTGTCGGACTGTGATGAGCAAGTCCCCTAACAAGCATAACCGTTTGTACATGGAAGCTAGACCCATGGAGGAAGGGCTTGCTGAGGCTATTGACGATGGACGCATTGGCCCTAGGGATGATCCCAAAGTTCGTTCCAAGATCTTGTCTGAGGAGTTTGGTTGGGACAAGGATCTTGCAAAGAAAATTTGGTGCTTTGGTCCAGAGACAACTGGTCCCAAcatggtggtggatatgtgtaaGGGAGTTCAGTACCTGAATGAAATTAAGGATTCTGTTGTTGCTGGTTTCCAGTGGGCTTCCAAGGAAGGTGCATTGGCTGAAGAGAACATGAGAGGTATTTGCTTTGAAGTCTGTGATGTCGTTCTTCATGCTGATGCTATTCACAGGGGTGGTGGCCAAGTTATTCCCACTGCTAGGAGGGTTATCTATGCTTCTCAGCTTACTGCCAAGCCTCGCCTGTTGGAGCCGGTTTACCTTGTGGAGATTCAGGCTCCAGAGCAAGCCCTTGGTGGCATTTATGGTGTTCTGAACCAGAAGCGTGGACATGTGTTCGAGGAGATGCAGAGGCCAGGGACCCCTCTTTACAACATTAAGGCATACCTTCCTGTCATCGAGTCTTTTGGATTCTCAGGTACCTTGAGGGCAGCTACTTCCGGTCAAGCTTTCCCACAATGTGTGTTCGATCATTGGGACATGATGTCATCCGATCCATTGGACGCTGGTACACAAGCTCATCAACTCGTCCTTGATATCCGCAAGAGGAAGGGTTTGAAGCAGGCAGTGACTCCTCTGTCTGAGTTTGAGGACAAGTTGTAA